The Saccharolobus shibatae B12 genomic interval CCGTTGGGGACGTGAAAGTCTATGAGGAGTTTGATGGAGAGTACATGACAAATAGTAAGAGGCATAGGAGGGATGAACAGGTTAAGTTTAGGCTGATCGTGTATCGCAGGGAGAAAATCAAGAGGAAGAAGAAGGTTGTTTACTTCGCTAGGGCGACTAATCTTGACCTACCGAAGAAGGAGGTGTTGAGGTTGTACAATAAGGTAAGGAGTCCCATAGAGACCTCTTACAGGAACATCAAGGCTTTCCTTCCCTTCACCAGTTCCACTAAGTTCGTCTTCCGCACGTTGATCTTCGTGCTGGCCATGGTTTTCTACTCCTTGTACACCATATTTAAGGGTGTGGTGAGGAGGGAAGAGTTCAGATTATTGCTTATCCTTTTGTTTCCTGGTGATTTATTCAATCTGGAAAATTTTCTATTTAAACTAATAAATATGCTTATTAATGTAATAGATTTATTTTTAGGGAGGTGATTTTGGGTCTACCGTTCAGGAGGGAGTAGCTCACAAGTGCTAAATGGACTTTTTAACCCTGCTTTAACAGAATTATAATCTATTTTCTTTTCCCTCTTAATCAATCTCCTAATAACCCACATTGCTTCAATTAGGGAAAACTCCGTAAAGTATATTTCGTGGTTCGGAATTTTTTTTTTTTTTTGATGTCTTCCAATCCTCTTCGCCTAAGTCTATTCCAAATGCAAGTAGTATGAAGCTGGTATCAATCAGAATCCTCGTACTTTCCTTGCCCCTCCTCACTTATCTTTTCTACCTCATCTGGAGAAATTTTAGCAAACTTCTTACCTTTTATTGATAGCAAAACTGGGTTATTAACCTCTAAAATTATCTCATTATCCTTAGCCTTTAGAGTTAATATATCGCCCTCTTTAATGTTAAGTTCTTCAGCAATACCCTTAGGTATGTGAATTGTTAACTTCTTTCCTACCTTTACTTTAGTCTCCATTATATATAATTAGTCTGGATGATATATAAATGTTCTGACTATTGGAATGATTTATTAAATTGGCCTATTCTGGAAGAATTATCATCATCGAAATCAGCTATACCTACAAGGATAATGAATTGGGATATTTTTCAATTCTATAGTAGATTATCATAATACGTGTACACTTGTGTTATGTAGCTCGATAACTTTCAATTCTATAGTAGATTATCGACACGGATAAAGTAACAACTTTAATATCGCAAGCGTCAAACTTTCAATTCTATAGTAGATTATCTTCGTTTGTTTCTTTCCCAGTTGTCCATTCTAACAACATTCTTTCAATTCTATAGTAGATTATCTAGCGTTGCAAAGCAGACAAACTCTTCAATCAGCACTGCTCTTTCAATTCTATAGTAGATTATCAAAAATAGTTATGTTTATATTCATGTGATGTAAGATGACTTTCAATTCTATAGTAGATTATCAGAAGAAATACCACCAGCTACCGAAAAAGCGCCTAAAAACTTTCAATTCTATAGTAGATTATCTGAGTAACTTATAATATGTGTATATGTGTATATAGCGTTCTTTCAATTCTATAGTAGATTATCCTTTGAATATAATGCTCAATAAATCATATCAAGAAGCACCTCTTTCAATTCTATAGTAGATTATCCATATCCTATGCTATTTGCTATAGGTTTCGGCGCGGCTTTCTTTCAATTCTATAGTAGATTATCCTAGCGGAACGGGTCAGTTGATAACAACCGAAGTAGTGCCAACTTTCAATTCTATAGTAGATTATCATCAACAAGCGTTAAAAGAAGCTGAAGATCTTATAGAGCTTTCAATTCTATAGTAGATTATCCGATATTGTACCGCATTATGCTACGGCGTTTGCTCAACTCTTTCAATTCTATAGTAGATTATCGCTTTGATTGAAAATATTGCGAATTTGTGCCAGCCTCAACTTTCAATTCTATAGTAGATTATCATTTTTTTATAATAGATAATAAATGGCGAAGCATACTCTCTTTCAATTCTATAGTAGATTATCAAAAGTTGGCACAAGCCCAAAACCCAAAAGGTAACCCCAACTTTCAATTCTATAGTAGATTATCAGCAAAAATGCCTAAGTTGTTAGCATCATATTTACTACTAAACTTTCAATTCTATAGTAGATTATCAAGATTAAGGGAATTTTATCTAGCGGAGGGGTTTATGTTAGCTTTCAATTCTATAGTAGATTATCATTCGTTATAGGGAATATCGGCTGTAGTACGGACTGAGGCTTTCAATTCTATAGTAGATTATCATACGTAGACACTTTAAGGTGACCAGGGTTGGATGATGAACTTTCAATTCTATAGTAGATTATCTATGAAAGGGATCTTTACCCTACCCTAACTGCTTACTGGTACTTTCAATTCTATAGTAGATTATCATAGAAGCGATGAAGGTAGCAGTTTTCACTATAAAAGGCTTTCAATTCTATAGTAGATTATCACAGTGATAAGGAGATCTCAAAAATCCTTATTATACCGGTCTTTCAATTCTATAGTAGATTATCCGTCTTTCTGTTACCTATAACACTCCTGACGATCTCTAGCTTTCAATTCTATAGTAGATTATCAGCAGCGGGCGTACCACAATGCTTACAAGCGAGATTCATACTTTCAATTCTATAGTAGATTATCTTGTGAATAAGGTGGTACTTTGTACTCTGCCTGATTTTCTTTCAATTTTATAGTAGATTATCAATACAATACATGATGTAACAACACTTATTGGCTTACATACTTTCAATTCTATAGTAGATTATCTGCGGCATTACTCAGTGCGCTTTGTACCGCATTTTCAATATCTTTCAATTCTATAGTAGATTATCCTGAAATTAAGGAAACCGTATATAGGAGTGTTGATAAGACTTTCAATTCTATAGTAGATTATCGGTTATGAGCTTCATCGAATACTACTAACTTGTGCTTTACCTTTCAATTCTATAGTAGATTATCATTCTTGACACCGAAAGGCATGAACGAGAGAATTCTTATCTTTCAATTCTATAGTAGATTATCAAGCTCTTAGTGTGAGTATAGGTCCTGGAGGGATCGTAATACTTTCAATTCTATAGTAGATTATCTAGTATGGCGGTGAACCTGAAGTACCTCCAGCTTGAATCTTTCAATTCTATAGTAGATTATCAGTAGATTAAGCGGTATGTCTTTGATTGCGTTCCTAATCTTTCAATTCTATAGTAGATTATCATAGCATCTTAGCTGTTGCCGACTTAAGCGGTAACTTGATCTTTCAATTCTATAGTAGATTATCCCAAGGTGTTGTTACTTCTTGTCTGTTTTGTAATTCCATAGGCTTTCAATTCTATAGTAGATTATCTAATTTATACAATATCGAGGAGGTTGTAAGAAATGATGCTTTCAATTCTATAGTAGATTATCAGGTGATATATCTTTCTAAGTAATCGTTTCCTTTTTTAATCTTTCAATTCTATAGTAGATTATCGCATTATTTGCTAATGTATCACTTCCCTGCACCCCAACTTTCAATTCTATAGTAGATTATCTGATGCAATGGAGGTAAATGGATAATGTCGTTTATTATATCCTTTCAATTCTATAGTAGATTATCGTTATACATTGCGATAGTTGTTGTGATTGTGACGCTGACTTTCAATTCTATAGTAGATTATCAAATATCTAATGCTGATTTGATGGACATGATTGATAAGACTTTCAATTCTATAGTAGATTATCTCGCTGGGACTTCTGACACACTTAGAACTTCTACTTGTTTCTTTCAATTCTATAGTAGATTATCTCTACTAAAAGTCTTATGCCACCGAAAACATTTTGAAACTTTCAATTCTATAGTAGATTATCGATAATTTACGCTGGCAATCCAATAAGTTATACTCTTACCTTTCAATTCTATAGTAGATTATCTCAAGGCGAAGTAAGGTTGACTAATGTGACCGAGGAGACTTTCAATTCTATAGTAGATTATCGGTGAAAGGTCATTGTCTTACCAAGATTTCTTGAATTATCTTTCAATTCTATAGTAGATTATCAAGTCGTTTACCATGAAGAATTAGGCTGAACTAAAAAAACTTTCAATTCTATAGTAGATTATCTAAGGAGGACATGGTGATACTACCTGATGTTGTAGTTACTTTCAATTCTATAGTAGATTATCAAGAAGGTTTTGCTAAAGGTCGGCAATAGGCGATTATCTTTCAATTCTATAGTAGATTATCCAAAAATTTGAACACATCAATATTTGAAGGATTGTAGTACTTTCAATTCTATAGTAGATTATCAGTAAGATTAGGGGAAGATGTGAAGAGACTAGGGATTCCGCCTTTCAATTCTATAGTAGATTATCCATTACTGCGCTAGTTGAAGTTGTTGTTCGTACTGGTTCTTTCAATTCTATAGTAGATTATCATATATTAAAGAATAACAATTTGGCGCCCAACGCAGCGCTTTCAATTCTATAGTAGATTATCAAGTGTGTAACTTATACGTTAACGGTTTTCCGCTTTTCCTTTCAATTCTATAGTAGATTATCCATTTAACACGTACTCTGTGCTGTTAACATAAACTGATTGTACTTTCAATTCTATAGTAGATTATCAACTTAAGCAAAGTGGATCGGGACTTTGCAAGTAAAATAGAGCTTTCAATTCTATAGTAGATTATCTTAAGTATCTCCATCCTAGAAATTTTCCATTTTCAATTATCTTTCAATTCTATAGTAGATTATCTTTGTTTGTTCCGGTGTGATGGAATTTCAGTTTGTTTCCTTTCAATTCTATAGTAGATTATCCTGTAAGTTATTAAAGTGTCAAACTTGCCAAGTCTGTTCTTTCAATTCTATAGTAGATTATCATACAATTGACATGTATTATGTCAATATCATATTCTAACTTTCAATTCTATAGTAGATTATCTACATATCTCGTTAGCTGCTGCCATTTAGTCCACTTCACTTCTTTCAATTCTATAGTAGATTATCGACGCAGCAAGAAGAAATACCCCAACCAACAGAAAAAGCCTTTCAATTCTATAGTAGATTATCGTGGAATTTCAGTTTGTTTCGGGGTGATCGTAAATATGGGTCTTTCAATTCTATAGTAGATTATCAATAGATAGTAATGTCCTTCCTCTTAAACTTAGGTGACATCTTTCAATTCTATAGTAGATTATCACGAACAAATACGCATCAAGCAACGATATTTACGGATGTCTTTCAATTCTATAGTAGATTATCAATTCCACGAAAGGACATTGCTACCTATTCCAAATGAACTTTCAATTCTATAGTAGATTATCCTTTTGAGTAGG includes:
- a CDS encoding AbrB/MazE/SpoVT family DNA-binding domain-containing protein, translating into METKVKVGKKLTIHIPKGIAEELNIKEGDILTLKAKDNEIILEVNNPVLLSIKGKKFAKISPDEVEKISEEGQGKYEDSD